From the genome of Vigna angularis cultivar LongXiaoDou No.4 chromosome 11, ASM1680809v1, whole genome shotgun sequence, one region includes:
- the LOC108332825 gene encoding uncharacterized protein LOC108332825 isoform X2, which yields MEEQVYARHSCRTKYLAHVNTLLTDVQKTFIQKTPFGWLLSINVEAKMSRTLLIELCSRWSERRGGFEVRSVFIPFTKLDICLGLGVRVNGDMFKLFKEEVDCYSRRLFDTNDVTIHHVYEELQKHIKGDEVADVCRLYLLLGLTEFLFPNRGGKVHFGLFELLDDFSCMGKYNWGGVIYEYLVSSLCDAALCVRKRQKRSHFHVVGCVFALQMWAMEHVLFGQKKLAKRKSCLPRILHWIHVKMITEVYVTNEEMATEIVKEALDGHHNA from the exons ATGGAAGAACAG GTTTATGCACGACATTCATGCAGGACAAAATACTTGGCACATGTGAATACATTATTAACGGATGTGCAGAAGACATTTATACAAAAAACTCCTTTTGGATGGCTACTGTCCATTAATGTGGAAGCCAAAATGAGTAGGACACTACTTATAGAATTGTGTAGTAGATGGTCAGAGAGGAGGGGTGGGTTTGAAGTTAGGTCTGTCTTTATTCCATTCACCAAGTTAGACATTTGCTTAGGTTTAGGTGTTAGGGTTAATGGAGACATGTTTAAGTTGTTTAAAGAGGAAGTTGATTGTTATAGTAGAAGATTGTTTGATACAAATGATGTAACTATACATCATGTTTATGAAGAGCTTCAAAAGCATATAAAAGGGGATGAAGTGGCTGATGTTTGTAGATTGTATTTGTTGCTAGGGTTGACTGAGTTTTTGTTTCCAAATAGAGGTGGAAAAgttcattttggtttatttgaattattagatGATTTTTCATGTATGGGAAAGTATAACTGGGGGGGTGTTATTTATGAGTATTTGGTTTCTAGTTTGTGTGATGCTGCATTGTGTGTAAGGAAGAGACAAAAAAGATCACACTTTCATGTGGTTGGTTGTGTATTTGCATTACAG ATGTGGGCAATGGAACATGTTTTATTTGGTCAGAAGAAGTTGgctaaaagaaaaagttgtttaCCTAGAATTCTTCATTGGATTCATGTTAAG atGATTACTGAGGTATATGTAACCAACGAAGAGATGGCAACTGAAATTGTTAAAGAAGCCTTAGATGGTCATCATAATGCTTGA
- the LOC108332824 gene encoding protein FAR1-RELATED SEQUENCE 6-like, with protein sequence MDMDHTNTSFDDIEFHEEHDNVQQELNENHIQPKSIPPTVGMVFETINEVKSFYRQYAISKGFGIRTRTSRKNNKNELCYFMMVCSRAGKFMSPIDNQMIARPTLANDCAARMIVSKRDEKWYISAFDDVHSHDLSPTKSRLFRGNKRMNLNIKRTLDFNDEAGVRINKSFRSLVCARSGYENLEFVEHDVRNYVAKQRRALTKDGDAKALLNHFSSMRQLNKDFFFDIDVDDDNRILNVFWADARSRAACQYFGDVISFDTTYLTNKYDMPFAPFVGVNHHGQSILLGCGLLCSEDTDSFVWLFNSWLRCMSNIPPQGIVTDQCKAMKKAIEVVFPNTRHRWCLWHIMKKIPEKLQGYAAYKDIKRQLKQVVYNSDSVDSFVYEWERMITIFSLQTNEWLSSLYEERQRWVPCYLRKTFWAGMSTTQRSESMNAFFDGYINSQTTLQEFVKQYDNALQHKTEKESLADFTSLNTTLPCGSQSLIERQFQKHYTHAKFAEIQSEFRGKINCFVDGVVVQDNSLLYNVMEDSIHNEIREERVFMVTYQRDTMDVNCSCLLFEFRGIICRHSICVLAQERVTELPAKYILTRWCKNVRRKHTYIRASYDNKEKDPHIERYDNLCKNFGDIAEIACESIHLTQLLVDNLSSFVNKHGLQISPSPCVNNNSHTQEEHLHDSEIRHDVDTTIYNVQIQSPKSVKRKGRPRTRRLKSTTERITRKKPSAKASTLTSIGIVETMMEVPNTTFSNNIDVTLNTHYTTPNSIGPASTVQSSGFMSLLTSLHNDMQNTQSSTSNIDNIVEISYIYTLPVISIASLLFLYKLSVTTNHKF encoded by the exons ATGGACATGGACCATACAAATACATCTTTTGATGATATAGAATTTCATGAAGAACATGACAATGTACAGcaagaattaaatgaaaaccATATTCAACCTAAGTCAATCCCTCCAACAGTTGGAATGGTGTTCGAAACTATTAATGAAGTCAAGTCATTTTATAGACAATATGCAATATCAAAGGGTTTTGGAATTCGAACAAGGACTTCAAGGAAGAACAACAAGAACGAATTATGTTACTTCATGATGGTGTGTTCTAGGGCTGGAAAATTTATGTCCCCCATTGACAATCAAATGATTGCACGTCCAACACTGGCTAATGATTGTGCAGCTCGAATGATTGTATCAAAAAGAGATGAGAAGTGGTACATTTCAGCATTTGATGATGTACATAGTCATGATCTTAGTCCAACAAAGTCAAGATTGTTCCGAGGCAATAAAAGGATGAATCTTAACATTAAAAGAACACTAGACTTCAATGATGAAGCAGGAGTGAGGATTAACAAGAGCTTCCGGTCCTTGGTTTGTGCTAGAAGCGGTTACGAGAACCTCGAGTTTGTCGAACACGATGTTAGAAATTATGTGGCCAAACAAAGAAGAGCATTAACAAAAGATGGTGATGCAAAGGCACTCTTAAACCATTTCTCTTCCATGAGACAATTAAATAAGGATTTCTTTTTCGACATTGATGTTGATGACGACAACCGTATATTGAATGTGTTTTGGGCCGATGCACGAAGTAGGGCAGCTTGTCAGTATTTTGGTGATGTCATATCTTTTGACACAACATACTTAACAAATAAGTACGATATGCCATTTGCTCCTTTCGTTGGTGTTAACCACCATGGGCAATCTATATTGTTGGGTTGTGGTTTGTTATGTTCAGAGGACACTGATTCATTTGTTTGGCTCTTTAATTCATGGCTTCGGTGCATGTCCAACATACCACCCCAAGGAATTGTTACGGATCAGTGCAAAGCAATGAAGAAAGCAATAGAAGTCGTGTTTCCTAACACTCGTCATAGGTGGTGCTTGTGgcatataatgaaaaaaatacctGAGAAGTTACAAGGTTATGCGGCTTACAAAGATATCAAGCGACAACTTAAGCAAGTTGTCTACAATTCTGATTCAGTTGATAGTTTTGTTTATGAATGGGAAAGGATGATAACAATTTTTTCACTACAAACGAATGAATGGCTTTCTTCACTTTATGAAGAACGACAGAGGTGGGTTCCTTGTTACTTGAGAAAGACTTTTTGGGCAGGCATGTCAACCACTCAAAGAAGCGAGAGCATGAATGCATTCTTTGATGGATATATTAACTCACAAACAACTCTTCAAGAATTTGTTAAACAATATGACAATGCACTACAACACAAGACAGAAAAAGAGAGCCTAGCTGACTTCACATCATTAAACACAACTCTTCCATGCGGGTCACAATCACTCATAGAGCGACAATTCCAAAAGCATTACACACATGCTAAGTTTGCAGAAATACAGTCTGAATTTAGaggtaaaattaattgtttcgtTGATGGTGTTGTGGTACAAGATAATTCATTGTTGTACAATGTCATGGAAGACTCCATTCATAACGAAATAAGGGAAGAGAGGGTATTCATGGTTACATATCAGCGAGACACAATGGATGTTAATTGCAGTTGTTTGCTTTTTGAGTTTAGGGGCATTATATGTAGACATTCTATATGTGTTTTGGCACAAGAGCGAGTAACAGAGCTTCCTGCTAAGTACATACTCACAAGATGGTGTAAAAATGTCCGCAGAAAGCACACGTATATTAGAGCATCATACGACAACAAGGAAAAGGATCCCCATATTGAACGGTATGATAACTTATGCAAGAATTTTGGAGATATTGCTGAGATTGCCTGTGAGTCAATACACTTGACACAATTATTGGTTGACAACCTTAGTTCCTTTGTCAACAAGCATGGATTACAAATTTCACCTTCACCATGCGTCAACAACAATAGCCACACACAAGAAGAACACCTACATGATAGTGAAATACGCCATGATGTTGACACAACTATATACAATGTTCAAATCCAAAGCCCAAAATCTGTGAAGCGAAAGGGTCGACCTAGGACAAGAAGGTTGAAATCCACAACGGAGAGAATAACAAGGAAGAAACCATCAGCAAAAGCTAGTACTCTAACATCCATTGGTATTGTT GAAACTATGATGGAGGTACCAAATACAACATTCAGCAACAACATTGATGTGACACTGAACACACATTACACAACACCCAACTCAATTGGACCG GCATCAACTGTGCAATCCTCTGGGTTCATGTCACTGTTGACATCATTACACAATGACATGCAAAACACGCAATCATCCACTAGTAATATTGACAAT ATTGTagaaatatcttatatttatactttGCCAGTTATATCCATTGCAAGTCTTTTGTTTTTGTACAAATTGTCAGTGACAACCAACCacaaattttga
- the LOC108332825 gene encoding uncharacterized protein LOC108332825 isoform X1, which produces MEEQVYARHSCRTKYLAHVNTLLTDVQKTFIQKTPFGWLLSINVEAKMSRTLLIELCSRWSERRGGFEVRSVFIPFTKLDICLGLGVRVNGDMFKLFKEEVDCYSRRLFDTNDVTIHHVYEELQKHIKGDEVADVCRLYLLLGLTEFLFPNRGGKVHFGLFELLDDFSCMGKYNWGGVIYEYLVSSLCDAALCVRKRQKRSHFHVVGCVFALQMWAMEHVLFGQKKLAKRKSCLPRILHWIHVKVGEAEVQKAFLCNEMITEVYVTNEEMATEIVKEALDGHHNA; this is translated from the exons ATGGAAGAACAG GTTTATGCACGACATTCATGCAGGACAAAATACTTGGCACATGTGAATACATTATTAACGGATGTGCAGAAGACATTTATACAAAAAACTCCTTTTGGATGGCTACTGTCCATTAATGTGGAAGCCAAAATGAGTAGGACACTACTTATAGAATTGTGTAGTAGATGGTCAGAGAGGAGGGGTGGGTTTGAAGTTAGGTCTGTCTTTATTCCATTCACCAAGTTAGACATTTGCTTAGGTTTAGGTGTTAGGGTTAATGGAGACATGTTTAAGTTGTTTAAAGAGGAAGTTGATTGTTATAGTAGAAGATTGTTTGATACAAATGATGTAACTATACATCATGTTTATGAAGAGCTTCAAAAGCATATAAAAGGGGATGAAGTGGCTGATGTTTGTAGATTGTATTTGTTGCTAGGGTTGACTGAGTTTTTGTTTCCAAATAGAGGTGGAAAAgttcattttggtttatttgaattattagatGATTTTTCATGTATGGGAAAGTATAACTGGGGGGGTGTTATTTATGAGTATTTGGTTTCTAGTTTGTGTGATGCTGCATTGTGTGTAAGGAAGAGACAAAAAAGATCACACTTTCATGTGGTTGGTTGTGTATTTGCATTACAG ATGTGGGCAATGGAACATGTTTTATTTGGTCAGAAGAAGTTGgctaaaagaaaaagttgtttaCCTAGAATTCTTCATTGGATTCATGTTAAGGTTGGTGAAGCAGAAGTTCAAAAAGCCTTTTTGTGTAATGAA atGATTACTGAGGTATATGTAACCAACGAAGAGATGGCAACTGAAATTGTTAAAGAAGCCTTAGATGGTCATCATAATGCTTGA